Proteins from one Antennarius striatus isolate MH-2024 chromosome 12, ASM4005453v1, whole genome shotgun sequence genomic window:
- the dnajc3a gene encoding dnaJ homolog subfamily C, protein MVSIDHVAQKILTYIPYILVLIDLRYEGVKCDGGSVDNHMEMGKKLLAAGQLADALSHFHAAVDGDPKNYMAYYRRATVFLAMGKSKAALPDLSKVIELKPDFTSARLQRGNLLLKHGRLDEAESDFKKVLKSNPNDKEEKEAQSQLTKSDELQRLVAQARSSFNSHDYLTAASQLDTVIETCVWDVTSREMRAECFVQMGEMGKAIGDLKAASKLKNDNTQAFYKLSTIYYNLGDHEMSLTEVRECLKLDPDHKQCFSHYKQVKKLNKQIQSAEELIQEQRYEEAVSKYEAVMKTEPNVQYFSSLANERICHSLTQDQQASRAIPVCSKALQMDPENVNVLKDRAEAYIQDEQYEEAIKDYETAAKHSQNDRQIKEGQERAQRLLKQSQKKDYYKILGVKRTAQKKEILKAYRKLAQQWHPDNFQDPEEKKKAEKKFIDIAQAKEVLTDPEMRTKFDHGEDPMDPESQQNRGFHGGFHGFQGFNPFGSGPFNFKFNFN, encoded by the exons ATGGTTTCCATCGACCATGTCGCTCAGAAGATACTGACTTACATCCCGTATATTCTTGTTTTGATTGATCTGAGATATGAAG GAGTGAAATGTGACGGGGGGAGTGTGGACAATCACATGGAGATGGGGAAGAAGCTGCTCGCTGCTGGCCAGTTAGCCGATGCCTTGTCTCATTTCCACGCTGCTGTGG atGGCGATCCCAAGAACTACATGGCCTACTACAGAAGAGCCACGGTGTTTCTCGCAATGGGGAAGTCAAAGGCTGCGCTGCCTGATTTGAGCAAAGTCATTGAACTCAAACCAGACTTCACCTCT GCACGGCTTCAGAGGGGGAATCTCCTACTGAAGCATGGGAGACTGGACGAAGCAGAGAGTGATTTTAAGAAGGTG CTCAAGTCCAACCCCAATgacaaagaggagaaggaagccCAGAGTCAGCTCACAAAGTCAGACGAACTCCAGCGACTGGTGGCTCAAGCacgcagcagcttcaacagccACGATTATTTAACGGCTGCCAGCCAGCTTGACACCGTCATTGAG ACGTGTGTTTGGGATGTGACCTCACGTGAAATGCGAGCAGAGTGTTTCGTTCAGATGGGAGAGATGGGGAAGGCCATCGGCGACCTGAAAGCTGCATCCAAGTTGAAGAACGACAATACCCAGGCTTTCTACAAACTCAGCACCATCTACTATAATCTCGGAGACCACGAGATGTCGCTCAC TGAGGTTCGGGAGTGCCTGAAGCTTGATCCTGATCACAAGCAGTGTTTCAGTCATTACAAGCAGGTCAAGAAGCTCAACAAACAGATCCAGTCTGCAGAGGAGCTCATCCAagagcagag gtaTGAAGAAGCAGTGAGCAAATATGAGGCAGTTATGAAGACTGAGCCCAATGTGCAGTATTTCTCTTCTCTTGCCAACGAGCGTATCTGCCACTCGCTAACACAG GATCAGCAGGCGAGCAGAGCGATCCCAGTGTGTAGCAAAGCCCTGCAGATGGACCCAGAGAACGTGAACGTGCTGAAGGACAGAGCTGAGGCCTACATCCAGGACGAACAGTACGAGGAAG ctaTTAAAGACTATGAGACTGCTGCGAAACACAGCCAGAATGACCGTCAGATAAAAGAAGGCCAGGAGAGAGCTCAGCGACTTCTCAAACAATCTCAAAAGAAGGACTATTATAAGATCCTTGGAGTGAAGAG AACTGCCCAGAAAAAGGAGATTCTAAAAGCCTATAGGAAACTGGCGCAGCAGTGGCATCCAGACAACTTCCAGGAtccagaagaaaagaagaaagctGAGAAGAAGTTCATAGACATTGCTCAGGCTAAAGAGGTTCTCACTGACCCAG agaTGAGAACCAAGTTTGACCATGGCGAGGACCCCATGGATCCAGAGAGTCAGCAGAATCGTGGCTTCCACGGAGGTTTCCATGGATTCCAGGGTTTCAATCCGTTCGGTTCTGGTCCCTTCAACTTCAAGTTCAACTTCAACTAA
- the cldn10c gene encoding claudin-10: MSYRTVVMYMEIGCFAVCVCGWILVCSTMPTEIWTWSEVDSIVLTTSNYFSNLWKDCISDSTGVSDCKGIPSMLALNWDIHMCRALIIISIILAFFGSILVLVGMKCTKIGGSELANARVTFAGGMNYLIGGMSAMVAFSYYGNKIRAEFQDPNFKPQRFEIGVGVFIGWGGSTLLVVGGLILSIFAGKEGCHSSPKTFPQYQYRDPYTLVPGKKSVASLDGTGSNDSQKSGTSSGSRVSSISRNTSSTKTSGSYI, encoded by the exons ATGAGTTACAGGACTGTAGTGATGTACATGGAGATCGGCTGCTTTgcggtctgtgtgtgtggatggatcTTGGTCTGTTCCACTATGCCCACTGAGATCTGGACCTGGTCTGAAGTGGACAGCATAGTCCTGACCACTTCAAACTACTTCTCCAACCTGTGGAAAGATTGTATATCTGATTCGACTGGAGTATCAGACTGCAAGGGAATTCCATCTATGCTTGCACTGAACT GGGATATCCACATGTGCCGTGctctcatcatcatctccataaTCCTGGCTTTCTTTGGATCTATACTCGTCTTAGTGGGAATGAAGTGTACTAAGATTGGAGGATCAGAGCTTGCTAATGCAAGAGTAACTTTTGCTGGCGGGATGAACTACCTCATTGGAG GGATGTCAGCTATGGTCGCCTTCTCCTATTATGGAAACAAAATAAGAGCAGAATTCCAAGACCCTAATTTCAAACCCCAAAG GTTTGAAATAGGAGTTGGCGTCTTCATTGGCTGGGGAGGCTCAACCTTACTTGTTGTTGGAGGTCTAATTTTAAGTATCTTTGCAGGGAAAGAAGGTTGCCACTCAAG CCCTAAAACATTTCCTCAGTACCAGTATCGTGACCCTTACACACTTGTTCCGGGAAAAAAGAGCGTTGCTTCTTTGGATGGCACAGGAAGCAATGATAGCCAGAAGTCAGGGACCAGCAGTGGCAGCAGAGTCAGCAGCATCTCTAGGAACACCAGTTCCACCAAAACATCAGGGAGCTATATATGA